Proteins co-encoded in one Cynocephalus volans isolate mCynVol1 chromosome 11, mCynVol1.pri, whole genome shotgun sequence genomic window:
- the ITIH3 gene encoding inter-alpha-trypsin inhibitor heavy chain H3 isoform X1: MASAWWPCLILALLSSLAASGLPRSPFRLLGKRSLLEGVANSIEVYSTKISCKVTSRFAHNVVTTRAVNRADTAKEVSFDVELPKTAFITNFTLTIDGVTYPGNVKEKEVARKQYEKAVSQGKTAGLVKASGRKLEKFTVSVNVAAGSNVTFELTYEELLKRHKGKYEMYLKVQPKQLVKHFEITADIFEPQGISMLDAEASFITNDLLGSALTKSFSGKKGHVSFKPSLDQQRSCPTCTDSLLDGDFTIIYDVNRESPANVQVVNGYFVHFFAPQGLPVVPKNVAFVIDVSGSMAGRKIEQTRDALLKILEDMKKDDYLNFILFSGDVTIWKDHLVQATPENLQEAREFVKNIDDNGMTNLNDGLMMGISMLNQAREEHRIPERSTSIVIMLTDGDANIGERRFEKIQENVRNAIGGKFPLYNLGFGTNLNYNFLETMALQNHGFARRIYEDSDANLQLQGFYEEVANPLLTGVEVEYPENAILDLTQNNYQHFYDGSEIVVAGRLVDKDMNSFKADVKGHGAINDLTFTEEVDMKEVEKALQERDYIFGNYIERLWAYLTIEQLLEKRKNAYGEEKENLTAQALDLSLKYHFVTPLTSMVVTKPEDNEDQMAIADKPGEGGDRDSVLSSFASTASSQQPSTPYYYVDGDPHFIIHVPERDDAICFNIDEEPGTVLRLIQDPVTGLTVNGQIIGDKKGSPDSKTIKTYFGKLGITNTQMDLRIEVATEKITLWNGAAQSTFSWLDTVAVTQDGLSVMINRKKNMVVSFGDGVTFVVVLHQVWKKHPVHQDFLGFYVVDSHRMSVQTHGLLGQFFHPFDFKVSNIRPSSDPTKPDATMVVKNHQLTVTRGSQKDYRKNATIGTKVACWFIHNNGEGLIDGVHTDYIVPDLF; encoded by the exons AAACGGAGCCTCCTGGAAGGG GTGGCCAACAGCATTGAGGTCTATAGTACCAAAATCAGCTGCAAGGTGACCTCCCGCTTTGCTCACAATGTTGTTACCACAAGGGCTGTCAACCGTGCAGACACAGCCAAGGAGGTTTCCTTTGATGTGGAGCTGCCCAAGACGGCCTTCATCACCAACTTCACCTT GACCATTGACGGTGTTACCTACCCTGGAAATGTCAAGGAGAAGGAAGTGGCCAGGAAGCAGTATGAAAAAGCTGTATCCCAGGGCAAGACGGCCGGCCTGGTCAA AGCCTCTGGGAGGAAGCTGGAGAAATTCACAGTCTCAGTCAATGTGGCTGCGGGCAGCAATGTCACCTTTGAGCTAACCTACGAAGAGCTGCTGAAGAGGCACAAGGGCAAGTACGAGATGTACCTCAAGGTGCAGCCCAAGCAACTGGTCAAACACTTTGAG ATCACGGCAGACATCTTTGAGCCGCAAGGCATCAGCATGCTGGATGCTGAGGCCTCGTTCATCACCAATGACCTACTGGGCAGCGCCCTCACCAAGTCTTTCTCAGGGAAGAAG GGCCATGTGTCCTTTAAGCCCAGCTTAGATCAACAGCGTTCATGCCCAACCTGTACAGACTCCCTCCTTGATGGAGATTTCACCATCATCTACGATGTGAACAGGGAGTCTCCAGCCAACGTGCAG gTAGTCAATGGCTactttgtacatttctttgcaCCTCAAGGCCTTCCAGTGGTGCCTAAGAATGTGGCTTTTGTGATCGATGTCAGTGGTTCCATGGCTGGTCGGAAAATAGAGCAG ACAAGGGATGCCCTTCTAAAAATCCTGGAGGATATGAAAAAGGATGACTACCTGAATTTCATCCTGTTCAGTGGAGATGTGACCATTTGGAAAGACCACTTAGTTCAAGCCACTCCAGAGAACCTCCAGGAGGCCAGGGAGTTTGTGAAGAATATTGATGATAACGGAA TGACCAACCTCAATGATGGGCTGATGATGGGCATTAGCATGCTGAACCAGGCCCGGGAAGAGCACAGAATCCCGGAGAGGAGTACCTCCATCGTCATCATGCTGACTGATGGGGATGCCAATATTG GTGAGAGAAGATTTGAAAAAATCCAAGAGAATGTGCGGAATGCCATTGGGGGCAAATTCCCCTTGTATAACCTGGGCTTTGGCACTAATCTGAACTATAACTTCCTGGAGACTATGGCCCTGCAGAACCATGGGTTTGCCCGGCGCATTTATGAGGATTCCGATGCCAATTTGCAGTTGCAG GGCTTCTACGAGGAGGTGGCTAACCCTTTGCTGACGGGCGTGGAGGTGGAGTACCCTGAGAATGCCATCCTGGACCTCACCCAGAACAATTACCAGCACTTTTATGACGGCTCTGAGATTGTGGTGGCTGGGCGCCTGGTGGATAAGGACATGAACAGCTTTAAGGCGGATGTGAAGGGCCATGGG gccaTCAACGACCTGaccttcacagaggaggtggaCATGAAGGAGGTGGAGAAGGCTCTGCAAGAGCGGGACTACATTTTTGGGAATTACATCGAACGGCTCTGGGCCTATCTCACCATTGAGCAGCTGCTGGAGAAACG AAAGAATGCCTATGGTGAGGAGAAGGAGAACCTCACAGCCCAGGCCTTGGACCTGTCCCTCAAGTACCACTTTGTGACTCCGCTGACCTCCATGGTGGTGACCAAGCCTGAGGACAACGAGGACCAGATGGCCATTGCTGACAAGCCTGGGGAAGGTGGGGACAGAGA CTCAGTCCTCTCTTCCTTTGCATCTACAGCCAGCTCCCAGCAACCTTCAACACCCTACTACTATG TGGACGGGGATCCTCACTTTATCATCCACGTCCCGGAGAGAGACGATGCCATCTGCTTCAACATTGATGAAGAGCCAGGCACAGTGTTGCGCCTCATTCAGGACCCAGTCACAG GCCTCACAGTTAATGGGCAGATCATTGGTGACAAGAAAGGCAGCCCTGACTCCAAGACCATAAAGACTTACTTTGGAAAACTGGGCATTACCAATACTCAGATGGATTTACGGATTGAGGTGGCGACAGAGAAGATCACCCTGTGGAATGGGGCTGCACAGAGCACTTTCAGCTGGCTGGACACAGTCGCAGTCACACAGGATGG GCTGTCTGTGATGATCAACAGGAAGAAGAACATGGTGGTCTCCTTTGGAGATGGGGTTACTTTTGTGGTTGTCCTGCATCAGGTGTGGAAGAAACATCCAGTCCACCAGGACTTCCTAGGCTTCTACGTGGTGGACAGTCACCGGATGTCAGTGCAGACACATGGACTACTGG GGCAATTCTTCCACCCCTTTGACTTTAAAGTGTCTAACATCCGCCCAAGTTCTGACCCCACAAAGCCGGATGCCACAATGGTGGTGAAGAACCATCAGCTGACCGTCACCAG gGGCTCCCAGAAAGATTACAGAAAGAATGCCACCATCGGCACAAAGGTTGCCTGCTGGTTCATCCACAACAATGGGGAAGGACTGATTGATGGTGTCCACACTGACTACATTGTCCCCGACCTGTTTTGA
- the ITIH3 gene encoding inter-alpha-trypsin inhibitor heavy chain H3 isoform X2, which translates to MASAWWPCLILALLSSLAASGLPRSPFRLLGKRSLLEGVANSIEVYSTKISCKVTSRFAHNVVTTRAVNRADTAKEVSFDVELPKTAFITNFTLTIDGVTYPGNVKEKEVARKQYEKAVSQGKTAGLVKASGRKLEKFTVSVNVAAGSNVTFELTYEELLKRHKGKYEMYLKVQPKQLVKHFEITADIFEPQGISMLDAEASFITNDLLGSALTKSFSGKKGHVSFKPSLDQQRSCPTCTDSLLDGDFTIIYDVNRESPANVQVVNGYFVHFFAPQGLPVVPKNVAFVIDVSGSMAGRKIEQTRDALLKILEDMKKDDYLNFILFSGDVTIWKDHLVQATPENLQEAREFVKNIDDNGMTNLNDGLMMGISMLNQAREEHRIPERSTSIVIMLTDGDANIGERRFEKIQENVRNAIGGKFPLYNLGFGTNLNYNFLETMALQNHGFARRIYEDSDANLQLQGFYEEVANPLLTGVEVEYPENAILDLTQNNYQHFYDGSEIVVAGRLVDKDMNSFKADVKGHGAINDLTFTEEVDMKEVEKALQERDYIFGNYIERLWAYLTIEQLLEKRKNAYGEEKENLTAQALDLSLKYHFVTPLTSMVVTKPEDNEDQMAIADKPGEDAQVTRGTASMSFLTSSQQPSTPYYYVDGDPHFIIHVPERDDAICFNIDEEPGTVLRLIQDPVTGLTVNGQIIGDKKGSPDSKTIKTYFGKLGITNTQMDLRIEVATEKITLWNGAAQSTFSWLDTVAVTQDGLSVMINRKKNMVVSFGDGVTFVVVLHQVWKKHPVHQDFLGFYVVDSHRMSVQTHGLLGQFFHPFDFKVSNIRPSSDPTKPDATMVVKNHQLTVTRGSQKDYRKNATIGTKVACWFIHNNGEGLIDGVHTDYIVPDLF; encoded by the exons AAACGGAGCCTCCTGGAAGGG GTGGCCAACAGCATTGAGGTCTATAGTACCAAAATCAGCTGCAAGGTGACCTCCCGCTTTGCTCACAATGTTGTTACCACAAGGGCTGTCAACCGTGCAGACACAGCCAAGGAGGTTTCCTTTGATGTGGAGCTGCCCAAGACGGCCTTCATCACCAACTTCACCTT GACCATTGACGGTGTTACCTACCCTGGAAATGTCAAGGAGAAGGAAGTGGCCAGGAAGCAGTATGAAAAAGCTGTATCCCAGGGCAAGACGGCCGGCCTGGTCAA AGCCTCTGGGAGGAAGCTGGAGAAATTCACAGTCTCAGTCAATGTGGCTGCGGGCAGCAATGTCACCTTTGAGCTAACCTACGAAGAGCTGCTGAAGAGGCACAAGGGCAAGTACGAGATGTACCTCAAGGTGCAGCCCAAGCAACTGGTCAAACACTTTGAG ATCACGGCAGACATCTTTGAGCCGCAAGGCATCAGCATGCTGGATGCTGAGGCCTCGTTCATCACCAATGACCTACTGGGCAGCGCCCTCACCAAGTCTTTCTCAGGGAAGAAG GGCCATGTGTCCTTTAAGCCCAGCTTAGATCAACAGCGTTCATGCCCAACCTGTACAGACTCCCTCCTTGATGGAGATTTCACCATCATCTACGATGTGAACAGGGAGTCTCCAGCCAACGTGCAG gTAGTCAATGGCTactttgtacatttctttgcaCCTCAAGGCCTTCCAGTGGTGCCTAAGAATGTGGCTTTTGTGATCGATGTCAGTGGTTCCATGGCTGGTCGGAAAATAGAGCAG ACAAGGGATGCCCTTCTAAAAATCCTGGAGGATATGAAAAAGGATGACTACCTGAATTTCATCCTGTTCAGTGGAGATGTGACCATTTGGAAAGACCACTTAGTTCAAGCCACTCCAGAGAACCTCCAGGAGGCCAGGGAGTTTGTGAAGAATATTGATGATAACGGAA TGACCAACCTCAATGATGGGCTGATGATGGGCATTAGCATGCTGAACCAGGCCCGGGAAGAGCACAGAATCCCGGAGAGGAGTACCTCCATCGTCATCATGCTGACTGATGGGGATGCCAATATTG GTGAGAGAAGATTTGAAAAAATCCAAGAGAATGTGCGGAATGCCATTGGGGGCAAATTCCCCTTGTATAACCTGGGCTTTGGCACTAATCTGAACTATAACTTCCTGGAGACTATGGCCCTGCAGAACCATGGGTTTGCCCGGCGCATTTATGAGGATTCCGATGCCAATTTGCAGTTGCAG GGCTTCTACGAGGAGGTGGCTAACCCTTTGCTGACGGGCGTGGAGGTGGAGTACCCTGAGAATGCCATCCTGGACCTCACCCAGAACAATTACCAGCACTTTTATGACGGCTCTGAGATTGTGGTGGCTGGGCGCCTGGTGGATAAGGACATGAACAGCTTTAAGGCGGATGTGAAGGGCCATGGG gccaTCAACGACCTGaccttcacagaggaggtggaCATGAAGGAGGTGGAGAAGGCTCTGCAAGAGCGGGACTACATTTTTGGGAATTACATCGAACGGCTCTGGGCCTATCTCACCATTGAGCAGCTGCTGGAGAAACG AAAGAATGCCTATGGTGAGGAGAAGGAGAACCTCACAGCCCAGGCCTTGGACCTGTCCCTCAAGTACCACTTTGTGACTCCGCTGACCTCCATGGTGGTGACCAAGCCTGAGGACAACGAGGACCAGATGGCCATTGCTGACAAGCCTGGGGAAG ATGCACAAG TCACACGTGGGACTGCCTCTATGTCCTTCCTGA CCAGCTCCCAGCAACCTTCAACACCCTACTACTATG TGGACGGGGATCCTCACTTTATCATCCACGTCCCGGAGAGAGACGATGCCATCTGCTTCAACATTGATGAAGAGCCAGGCACAGTGTTGCGCCTCATTCAGGACCCAGTCACAG GCCTCACAGTTAATGGGCAGATCATTGGTGACAAGAAAGGCAGCCCTGACTCCAAGACCATAAAGACTTACTTTGGAAAACTGGGCATTACCAATACTCAGATGGATTTACGGATTGAGGTGGCGACAGAGAAGATCACCCTGTGGAATGGGGCTGCACAGAGCACTTTCAGCTGGCTGGACACAGTCGCAGTCACACAGGATGG GCTGTCTGTGATGATCAACAGGAAGAAGAACATGGTGGTCTCCTTTGGAGATGGGGTTACTTTTGTGGTTGTCCTGCATCAGGTGTGGAAGAAACATCCAGTCCACCAGGACTTCCTAGGCTTCTACGTGGTGGACAGTCACCGGATGTCAGTGCAGACACATGGACTACTGG GGCAATTCTTCCACCCCTTTGACTTTAAAGTGTCTAACATCCGCCCAAGTTCTGACCCCACAAAGCCGGATGCCACAATGGTGGTGAAGAACCATCAGCTGACCGTCACCAG gGGCTCCCAGAAAGATTACAGAAAGAATGCCACCATCGGCACAAAGGTTGCCTGCTGGTTCATCCACAACAATGGGGAAGGACTGATTGATGGTGTCCACACTGACTACATTGTCCCCGACCTGTTTTGA
- the ITIH3 gene encoding inter-alpha-trypsin inhibitor heavy chain H3 isoform X6 encodes MASAWWPCLILALLSSLAASGLPRSPFRLLGKRSLLEGVANSIEVYSTKISCKVTSRFAHNVVTTRAVNRADTAKEVSFDVELPKTAFITNFTLTIDGVTYPGNVKEKEVARKQYEKAVSQGKTAGLVKASGRKLEKFTVSVNVAAGSNVTFELTYEELLKRHKGKYEMYLKVQPKQLVKHFEITADIFEPQGISMLDAEASFITNDLLGSALTKSFSGKKGHVSFKPSLDQQRSCPTCTDSLLDGDFTIIYDVNRESPANVQVVNGYFVHFFAPQGLPVVPKNVAFVIDVSGSMAGRKIEQTRDALLKILEDMKKDDYLNFILFSGDVTIWKDHLVQATPENLQEAREFVKNIDDNGMTNLNDGLMMGISMLNQAREEHRIPERSTSIVIMLTDGDANIGERRFEKIQENVRNAIGGKFPLYNLGFGTNLNYNFLETMALQNHGFARRIYEDSDANLQLQGFYEEVANPLLTGVEVEYPENAILDLTQNNYQHFYDGSEIVVAGRLVDKDMNSFKADVKGHGAINDLTFTEEVDMKEVEKALQERDYIFGNYIERLWAYLTIEQLLEKRKNAYGEEKENLTAQALDLSLKYHFVTPLTSMVVTKPEDNEDQMAIADKPGEDAQASSQQPSTPYYYVDGDPHFIIHVPERDDAICFNIDEEPGTVLRLIQDPVTGLTVNGQIIGDKKGSPDSKTIKTYFGKLGITNTQMDLRIEVATEKITLWNGAAQSTFSWLDTVAVTQDGLSVMINRKKNMVVSFGDGVTFVVVLHQVWKKHPVHQDFLGFYVVDSHRMSVQTHGLLGQFFHPFDFKVSNIRPSSDPTKPDATMVVKNHQLTVTRGSQKDYRKNATIGTKVACWFIHNNGEGLIDGVHTDYIVPDLF; translated from the exons AAACGGAGCCTCCTGGAAGGG GTGGCCAACAGCATTGAGGTCTATAGTACCAAAATCAGCTGCAAGGTGACCTCCCGCTTTGCTCACAATGTTGTTACCACAAGGGCTGTCAACCGTGCAGACACAGCCAAGGAGGTTTCCTTTGATGTGGAGCTGCCCAAGACGGCCTTCATCACCAACTTCACCTT GACCATTGACGGTGTTACCTACCCTGGAAATGTCAAGGAGAAGGAAGTGGCCAGGAAGCAGTATGAAAAAGCTGTATCCCAGGGCAAGACGGCCGGCCTGGTCAA AGCCTCTGGGAGGAAGCTGGAGAAATTCACAGTCTCAGTCAATGTGGCTGCGGGCAGCAATGTCACCTTTGAGCTAACCTACGAAGAGCTGCTGAAGAGGCACAAGGGCAAGTACGAGATGTACCTCAAGGTGCAGCCCAAGCAACTGGTCAAACACTTTGAG ATCACGGCAGACATCTTTGAGCCGCAAGGCATCAGCATGCTGGATGCTGAGGCCTCGTTCATCACCAATGACCTACTGGGCAGCGCCCTCACCAAGTCTTTCTCAGGGAAGAAG GGCCATGTGTCCTTTAAGCCCAGCTTAGATCAACAGCGTTCATGCCCAACCTGTACAGACTCCCTCCTTGATGGAGATTTCACCATCATCTACGATGTGAACAGGGAGTCTCCAGCCAACGTGCAG gTAGTCAATGGCTactttgtacatttctttgcaCCTCAAGGCCTTCCAGTGGTGCCTAAGAATGTGGCTTTTGTGATCGATGTCAGTGGTTCCATGGCTGGTCGGAAAATAGAGCAG ACAAGGGATGCCCTTCTAAAAATCCTGGAGGATATGAAAAAGGATGACTACCTGAATTTCATCCTGTTCAGTGGAGATGTGACCATTTGGAAAGACCACTTAGTTCAAGCCACTCCAGAGAACCTCCAGGAGGCCAGGGAGTTTGTGAAGAATATTGATGATAACGGAA TGACCAACCTCAATGATGGGCTGATGATGGGCATTAGCATGCTGAACCAGGCCCGGGAAGAGCACAGAATCCCGGAGAGGAGTACCTCCATCGTCATCATGCTGACTGATGGGGATGCCAATATTG GTGAGAGAAGATTTGAAAAAATCCAAGAGAATGTGCGGAATGCCATTGGGGGCAAATTCCCCTTGTATAACCTGGGCTTTGGCACTAATCTGAACTATAACTTCCTGGAGACTATGGCCCTGCAGAACCATGGGTTTGCCCGGCGCATTTATGAGGATTCCGATGCCAATTTGCAGTTGCAG GGCTTCTACGAGGAGGTGGCTAACCCTTTGCTGACGGGCGTGGAGGTGGAGTACCCTGAGAATGCCATCCTGGACCTCACCCAGAACAATTACCAGCACTTTTATGACGGCTCTGAGATTGTGGTGGCTGGGCGCCTGGTGGATAAGGACATGAACAGCTTTAAGGCGGATGTGAAGGGCCATGGG gccaTCAACGACCTGaccttcacagaggaggtggaCATGAAGGAGGTGGAGAAGGCTCTGCAAGAGCGGGACTACATTTTTGGGAATTACATCGAACGGCTCTGGGCCTATCTCACCATTGAGCAGCTGCTGGAGAAACG AAAGAATGCCTATGGTGAGGAGAAGGAGAACCTCACAGCCCAGGCCTTGGACCTGTCCCTCAAGTACCACTTTGTGACTCCGCTGACCTCCATGGTGGTGACCAAGCCTGAGGACAACGAGGACCAGATGGCCATTGCTGACAAGCCTGGGGAAG ATGCACAAG CCAGCTCCCAGCAACCTTCAACACCCTACTACTATG TGGACGGGGATCCTCACTTTATCATCCACGTCCCGGAGAGAGACGATGCCATCTGCTTCAACATTGATGAAGAGCCAGGCACAGTGTTGCGCCTCATTCAGGACCCAGTCACAG GCCTCACAGTTAATGGGCAGATCATTGGTGACAAGAAAGGCAGCCCTGACTCCAAGACCATAAAGACTTACTTTGGAAAACTGGGCATTACCAATACTCAGATGGATTTACGGATTGAGGTGGCGACAGAGAAGATCACCCTGTGGAATGGGGCTGCACAGAGCACTTTCAGCTGGCTGGACACAGTCGCAGTCACACAGGATGG GCTGTCTGTGATGATCAACAGGAAGAAGAACATGGTGGTCTCCTTTGGAGATGGGGTTACTTTTGTGGTTGTCCTGCATCAGGTGTGGAAGAAACATCCAGTCCACCAGGACTTCCTAGGCTTCTACGTGGTGGACAGTCACCGGATGTCAGTGCAGACACATGGACTACTGG GGCAATTCTTCCACCCCTTTGACTTTAAAGTGTCTAACATCCGCCCAAGTTCTGACCCCACAAAGCCGGATGCCACAATGGTGGTGAAGAACCATCAGCTGACCGTCACCAG gGGCTCCCAGAAAGATTACAGAAAGAATGCCACCATCGGCACAAAGGTTGCCTGCTGGTTCATCCACAACAATGGGGAAGGACTGATTGATGGTGTCCACACTGACTACATTGTCCCCGACCTGTTTTGA
- the ITIH3 gene encoding inter-alpha-trypsin inhibitor heavy chain H3 isoform X3, with protein sequence MASAWWPCLILALLSSLAASGLPRSPFRLLGKRSLLEGVANSIEVYSTKISCKVTSRFAHNVVTTRAVNRADTAKEVSFDVELPKTAFITNFTLTIDGVTYPGNVKEKEVARKQYEKAVSQGKTAGLVKASGRKLEKFTVSVNVAAGSNVTFELTYEELLKRHKGKYEMYLKVQPKQLVKHFEITADIFEPQGISMLDAEASFITNDLLGSALTKSFSGKKGHVSFKPSLDQQRSCPTCTDSLLDGDFTIIYDVNRESPANVQVVNGYFVHFFAPQGLPVVPKNVAFVIDVSGSMAGRKIEQTRDALLKILEDMKKDDYLNFILFSGDVTIWKDHLVQATPENLQEAREFVKNIDDNGMTNLNDGLMMGISMLNQAREEHRIPERSTSIVIMLTDGDANIGERRFEKIQENVRNAIGGKFPLYNLGFGTNLNYNFLETMALQNHGFARRIYEDSDANLQLQGFYEEVANPLLTGVEVEYPENAILDLTQNNYQHFYDGSEIVVAGRLVDKDMNSFKADVKGHGAINDLTFTEEVDMKEVEKALQERDYIFGNYIERLWAYLTIEQLLEKRKNAYGEEKENLTAQALDLSLKYHFVTPLTSMVVTKPEDNEDQMAIADKPGEEAFTRGTASMSFLTSSQQPSTPYYYVDGDPHFIIHVPERDDAICFNIDEEPGTVLRLIQDPVTGLTVNGQIIGDKKGSPDSKTIKTYFGKLGITNTQMDLRIEVATEKITLWNGAAQSTFSWLDTVAVTQDGLSVMINRKKNMVVSFGDGVTFVVVLHQVWKKHPVHQDFLGFYVVDSHRMSVQTHGLLGQFFHPFDFKVSNIRPSSDPTKPDATMVVKNHQLTVTRGSQKDYRKNATIGTKVACWFIHNNGEGLIDGVHTDYIVPDLF encoded by the exons AAACGGAGCCTCCTGGAAGGG GTGGCCAACAGCATTGAGGTCTATAGTACCAAAATCAGCTGCAAGGTGACCTCCCGCTTTGCTCACAATGTTGTTACCACAAGGGCTGTCAACCGTGCAGACACAGCCAAGGAGGTTTCCTTTGATGTGGAGCTGCCCAAGACGGCCTTCATCACCAACTTCACCTT GACCATTGACGGTGTTACCTACCCTGGAAATGTCAAGGAGAAGGAAGTGGCCAGGAAGCAGTATGAAAAAGCTGTATCCCAGGGCAAGACGGCCGGCCTGGTCAA AGCCTCTGGGAGGAAGCTGGAGAAATTCACAGTCTCAGTCAATGTGGCTGCGGGCAGCAATGTCACCTTTGAGCTAACCTACGAAGAGCTGCTGAAGAGGCACAAGGGCAAGTACGAGATGTACCTCAAGGTGCAGCCCAAGCAACTGGTCAAACACTTTGAG ATCACGGCAGACATCTTTGAGCCGCAAGGCATCAGCATGCTGGATGCTGAGGCCTCGTTCATCACCAATGACCTACTGGGCAGCGCCCTCACCAAGTCTTTCTCAGGGAAGAAG GGCCATGTGTCCTTTAAGCCCAGCTTAGATCAACAGCGTTCATGCCCAACCTGTACAGACTCCCTCCTTGATGGAGATTTCACCATCATCTACGATGTGAACAGGGAGTCTCCAGCCAACGTGCAG gTAGTCAATGGCTactttgtacatttctttgcaCCTCAAGGCCTTCCAGTGGTGCCTAAGAATGTGGCTTTTGTGATCGATGTCAGTGGTTCCATGGCTGGTCGGAAAATAGAGCAG ACAAGGGATGCCCTTCTAAAAATCCTGGAGGATATGAAAAAGGATGACTACCTGAATTTCATCCTGTTCAGTGGAGATGTGACCATTTGGAAAGACCACTTAGTTCAAGCCACTCCAGAGAACCTCCAGGAGGCCAGGGAGTTTGTGAAGAATATTGATGATAACGGAA TGACCAACCTCAATGATGGGCTGATGATGGGCATTAGCATGCTGAACCAGGCCCGGGAAGAGCACAGAATCCCGGAGAGGAGTACCTCCATCGTCATCATGCTGACTGATGGGGATGCCAATATTG GTGAGAGAAGATTTGAAAAAATCCAAGAGAATGTGCGGAATGCCATTGGGGGCAAATTCCCCTTGTATAACCTGGGCTTTGGCACTAATCTGAACTATAACTTCCTGGAGACTATGGCCCTGCAGAACCATGGGTTTGCCCGGCGCATTTATGAGGATTCCGATGCCAATTTGCAGTTGCAG GGCTTCTACGAGGAGGTGGCTAACCCTTTGCTGACGGGCGTGGAGGTGGAGTACCCTGAGAATGCCATCCTGGACCTCACCCAGAACAATTACCAGCACTTTTATGACGGCTCTGAGATTGTGGTGGCTGGGCGCCTGGTGGATAAGGACATGAACAGCTTTAAGGCGGATGTGAAGGGCCATGGG gccaTCAACGACCTGaccttcacagaggaggtggaCATGAAGGAGGTGGAGAAGGCTCTGCAAGAGCGGGACTACATTTTTGGGAATTACATCGAACGGCTCTGGGCCTATCTCACCATTGAGCAGCTGCTGGAGAAACG AAAGAATGCCTATGGTGAGGAGAAGGAGAACCTCACAGCCCAGGCCTTGGACCTGTCCCTCAAGTACCACTTTGTGACTCCGCTGACCTCCATGGTGGTGACCAAGCCTGAGGACAACGAGGACCAGATGGCCATTGCTGACAAGCCTGGGGAAG AGGCCT TCACACGTGGGACTGCCTCTATGTCCTTCCTGA CCAGCTCCCAGCAACCTTCAACACCCTACTACTATG TGGACGGGGATCCTCACTTTATCATCCACGTCCCGGAGAGAGACGATGCCATCTGCTTCAACATTGATGAAGAGCCAGGCACAGTGTTGCGCCTCATTCAGGACCCAGTCACAG GCCTCACAGTTAATGGGCAGATCATTGGTGACAAGAAAGGCAGCCCTGACTCCAAGACCATAAAGACTTACTTTGGAAAACTGGGCATTACCAATACTCAGATGGATTTACGGATTGAGGTGGCGACAGAGAAGATCACCCTGTGGAATGGGGCTGCACAGAGCACTTTCAGCTGGCTGGACACAGTCGCAGTCACACAGGATGG GCTGTCTGTGATGATCAACAGGAAGAAGAACATGGTGGTCTCCTTTGGAGATGGGGTTACTTTTGTGGTTGTCCTGCATCAGGTGTGGAAGAAACATCCAGTCCACCAGGACTTCCTAGGCTTCTACGTGGTGGACAGTCACCGGATGTCAGTGCAGACACATGGACTACTGG GGCAATTCTTCCACCCCTTTGACTTTAAAGTGTCTAACATCCGCCCAAGTTCTGACCCCACAAAGCCGGATGCCACAATGGTGGTGAAGAACCATCAGCTGACCGTCACCAG gGGCTCCCAGAAAGATTACAGAAAGAATGCCACCATCGGCACAAAGGTTGCCTGCTGGTTCATCCACAACAATGGGGAAGGACTGATTGATGGTGTCCACACTGACTACATTGTCCCCGACCTGTTTTGA